A genome region from Fusarium musae strain F31 chromosome 5, whole genome shotgun sequence includes the following:
- a CDS encoding hypothetical protein (EggNog:ENOG41) has protein sequence MGSTEFGNFHLLSQNHDQNGNWGGCQLTGISLSGGRHLGNLGSILLAGAAIVTAVFLLLRSEKKRAAVGRREMQMFLVGYIIISICEIFSVGEFPLNSTVRIAFSAIHIGMIIATCWILMLNAVVGYQIIDDGTPLSIALIAISALLLLIGTGYIALDTGFSWTGYWDASYDAPRNRNIALYVLYQLVPLILLVAFLVLEAILVIRILGETRPMIYLAAAALLFAIGQVFNYAISKYICDGTSGKIDGALFQTLFTLLSVIMVWVFWSSITEDDWPMPVANTYP, from the exons ATGGGGTCTACCGAATTTGGAAATTTTCAT CTTTTATCTCAGAACCACGATCAGAATGGCAATTGGGGAGGCTGCCAGCTCACGGGTATCTCCCTGAGCGGAGGGCGGCATCTGGGAAATTTAGGATCAATCCTCCTCGCCGGAGCTGCCATTGTTACCGCCGTCTTTCTCCTGTTGCGATCCGAAAAGAAGCGAGCTGCCGTTGGTCGAAGGGAGATGCAAATGTTTCTCGTCGgctacatcatcatcagcatatGCGAGATCTTCTCAGTAGGAGAGTTCCCACTGAATAGCACCGTGAGAATT GCTTTCTCTGCTATACATATTGGCATGATCATTGCCACGTGTTGGATTTTAATGCTTAATGCCGTTGTTGGGTACCAGATCATCGACGATGGAACGCCACTCTCAATCGCTCTAATCGCCATCTCGGCTCTTCTGTTGCTTATCGGAACTGGCTACATCGCCCTCGACACCGGCTTCTCGTGGACCGGCTACTGGGACGCTAGCTATGATGCTCCCAGGAACCGAAACATCGCCCTTTACGTCCTTTACCAACTGGTCCCTCTAatcctcctcgtcgccttccttgttcttgaggctATCCTTGTAATTCGAATTCTGGGCGAGACGCGTCCTATGATTTATCTTGCCGCCGCAGCTCTTCTTTTCGCCATCGGTCAGGTCTTCAACTACGCGATCAGCAAGTATATCTGTGACGGCACGAGTGGAAAGATTGATGGCGCCCTTTTCCAGACGCTATTCACCCTGTTATCCGTTATCATGGTTTGGGTTTTCTGGTCCAGTATCACTGAGGACGACTGGCCCATGCCGGTAGCCAACACCTACCCCTGA